A single window of Syntrophobacterales bacterium DNA harbors:
- a CDS encoding type II toxin-antitoxin system prevent-host-death family antitoxin: MISAGVKDVKNNLSRFLVQVKAGEEILITERGVPIARILKEDYGDKSIRSALGRLVQRGLIALPGRSIRKDRIRAVEVPGKPVSEIVIEDRR, from the coding sequence ATGATCAGCGCGGGAGTAAAGGATGTAAAAAACAATTTAAGCAGATTTTTGGTTCAGGTAAAAGCGGGGGAAGAGATTCTGATCACTGAAAGGGGAGTGCCCATTGCCCGCATCTTGAAGGAAGATTATGGGGATAAGTCCATCCGCTCAGCGCTGGGGCGCCTGGTTCAGAGAGGGTTGATCGCGCTGCCTGGCCGGAGCATCCGGAAAGACCGCATCCGGGCGGTGGAGGTTCCGGGGAAACCCGTTTCGGAAATCGTGATAGAGGATCGGCGGTGA